The following proteins come from a genomic window of Deltaproteobacteria bacterium:
- a CDS encoding secretin N-terminal domain-containing protein, giving the protein MRRLQESEKGGQPLKTLAVALIGMTAMGIGCAKAHVVRKSPPPPVAVSVASAAPAAKPAPAARPAPLPDAPLEGVERTRSSSAEFRKPARRYTLVMAGADARELFLSLARENDFNLVLSPEVSGTVTMDIKEATAEELMDEVCGMLGCRAVFGGKTVRVAPEKRVTRVFPVDYLLTGRTGAGSLMASTSASGGGGGGGGSTTTSESQSTNSVTTEEKADFWGGLAEEIGALLSPGGGKVVVNRTSGTVTVTDYMANVEQVERHLRMIEARVRTGVVIETRIMEVTLDDSTKYGINWTALPDLSSLSLSGNLTGGATAAQGLSTGSTTFQLGVAGSKFNAFLDALAQAGNLNVLSAPKVSTLNNQKAIIRIGRQDVFFRAVITPASTTSAAFTTYTPDSVTEGIILSVTPQVGQDGRIMLAIHPTITEKVGEAVAPDKNTAPILDVRETNTVVTVADGETVFIGGMMQERTQETVKSVPLLGDIPYLGALFRSNEQIKKKTELVILISPRIVRIGEGGEMAAREQERLRNLQRGHHLGGRPQLYGVEGEWETLRPWN; this is encoded by the coding sequence GTGCGGCGTCTGCAGGAGAGCGAAAAAGGAGGTCAGCCGTTGAAGACCCTTGCGGTTGCACTGATCGGAATGACGGCGATGGGCATCGGGTGCGCGAAGGCGCACGTTGTCCGGAAATCTCCCCCTCCGCCCGTGGCGGTTTCCGTCGCTTCCGCGGCGCCCGCCGCGAAGCCCGCCCCTGCCGCGAGGCCGGCGCCTCTTCCGGACGCGCCGCTCGAGGGGGTGGAACGAACCCGTTCCTCCTCCGCCGAGTTCCGCAAGCCGGCGAGGCGCTACACCCTCGTGATGGCGGGGGCGGACGCGAGAGAGCTGTTCCTCTCGCTCGCGCGGGAGAACGACTTCAACCTCGTCCTTTCCCCCGAAGTGTCCGGTACGGTGACGATGGACATCAAGGAGGCGACCGCCGAGGAACTGATGGACGAGGTCTGCGGGATGCTCGGCTGCCGGGCGGTGTTCGGCGGGAAGACGGTTCGCGTCGCCCCGGAAAAGCGGGTGACCCGCGTCTTCCCGGTGGACTACCTCCTCACCGGGCGCACGGGGGCGGGGTCGCTCATGGCCTCCACCTCCGCTTCCGGTGGCGGAGGAGGAGGAGGGGGTTCGACGACCACCAGCGAGAGTCAGAGCACGAACAGCGTCACCACGGAGGAGAAGGCGGATTTCTGGGGGGGGCTCGCCGAGGAGATCGGGGCGCTCCTTTCCCCCGGCGGCGGGAAAGTGGTGGTCAACCGGACGTCGGGAACCGTCACGGTGACGGACTACATGGCGAACGTCGAGCAGGTGGAGCGGCACCTCCGGATGATCGAGGCGCGGGTCCGCACGGGTGTGGTCATCGAGACGCGGATCATGGAAGTGACCCTCGACGACTCGACGAAGTACGGGATCAACTGGACCGCGCTGCCCGACCTCTCCTCCCTTTCCCTGTCCGGCAACCTCACCGGCGGCGCGACCGCGGCCCAGGGCCTTTCCACCGGGTCCACGACGTTTCAGCTCGGCGTCGCCGGCTCGAAGTTCAACGCGTTCCTGGACGCCTTGGCCCAGGCGGGGAACCTGAACGTCCTCTCCGCGCCGAAGGTGTCCACCCTCAACAACCAGAAGGCGATCATCCGGATCGGGCGGCAGGACGTCTTCTTCCGCGCGGTGATCACCCCCGCGAGCACGACCTCCGCCGCCTTCACCACCTACACCCCGGACAGCGTGACGGAGGGGATCATCCTGAGCGTGACGCCGCAGGTCGGGCAGGACGGACGGATCATGCTCGCCATCCACCCGACGATCACCGAGAAGGTCGGGGAGGCGGTGGCGCCGGACAAGAACACCGCTCCGATCCTCGACGTCCGGGAGACGAACACGGTGGTGACCGTCGCCGACGGGGAGACGGTCTTCATCGGGGGGATGATGCAGGAGCGAACCCAGGAGACGGTCAAATCGGTGCCGCTGCTGGGGGACATCCCGTACCTCGGGGCCCTCTTCCGCAGCAACGAGCAGATCAAGAAGAAGACCGAGCTGGTGATCCTCATCTCGCCCCGGATCGTTCGGATCGGCGAGGGGGGGGAGATGGCGGCGCGGGAACAGGAGCGGTTGCGGAACCTGCAGCGGGGGCATCACCTTGGCGGCCGTCCGCAGCTCTACGGCGTGGAAGGGGAGTGGGAAACGCTCCGCCCGTGGAACTGA
- a CDS encoding AAA family ATPase — protein sequence MYEEYFSLKERPFSLTPDPDFLFLSGSHQRALDHLLFGLESGEGFIVVTGDIGVGKTTVCRALLRRLPERFATALVVNTLLTEKELLRTVLDDFGAPVPDGTRKDLLDALNRFLLVAAEAGRRPVLIIDEAQNLAPPLLEQVRLLSNLETEKRKLLQIVLFGQKELQEKLRLPQLRQFDQRITVRATILPLDLRETSRYIQHRMSVAGAAGSTFLSPAAERLLHRRSRGVPRRINQLCDRALLAACVRNAERVEREDVVRAAASLSDGSKRVGWTAWPWRWFRIGRGGVA from the coding sequence ATGTACGAGGAATACTTTTCCCTGAAAGAGCGGCCGTTCTCGCTGACGCCCGATCCGGATTTCCTCTTCCTCTCGGGGAGCCACCAGCGGGCGCTGGACCACCTGCTGTTCGGGCTGGAGTCGGGGGAGGGATTCATCGTGGTGACGGGCGACATCGGGGTCGGCAAGACCACCGTCTGCCGCGCGCTGCTGCGGCGGTTGCCGGAGCGGTTCGCGACCGCCCTGGTCGTGAACACCTTGCTGACGGAGAAGGAGCTGCTGCGCACGGTCCTCGACGACTTCGGCGCGCCGGTGCCGGACGGGACGCGGAAGGACCTGCTGGACGCGCTGAACCGGTTCCTCCTCGTCGCGGCGGAAGCCGGGCGGCGCCCGGTCCTGATCATCGACGAGGCGCAGAACCTCGCTCCGCCGCTCCTGGAGCAGGTTCGGCTCCTCTCGAACCTGGAGACGGAGAAGCGCAAGCTCCTCCAGATCGTCCTGTTCGGACAGAAGGAGCTGCAGGAAAAGCTCCGCCTTCCGCAGCTGCGCCAGTTCGATCAGAGGATCACCGTGCGGGCGACGATCCTGCCGCTGGACCTGCGGGAGACCTCCCGGTACATCCAGCACCGGATGAGCGTCGCGGGGGCCGCCGGATCGACCTTCCTGTCCCCCGCGGCCGAGAGGCTTCTCCACCGTCGGTCTCGCGGGGTTCCCCGGCGGATCAACCAGCTTTGCGACCGCGCCCTGCTCGCGGCGTGCGTGCGTAACGCCGAACGGGTCGAGCGCGAGGACGTGGTCCGCGCCGCCGCGTCCCTCTCCGACGGGTCGAAGCGGGTCGGGTGGACGGCGTGGCCGTGGCGCTGGTTCAGGATCGGGCGAGGGGGCGTCGCGTGA
- a CDS encoding tetratricopeptide repeat protein translates to MSLLQDALRKAQRLGGSSTPPPLPPLRGGSPGKPGTRWKMIAGILAAAFAVGVAGVLFLTRQTGPPPVMPPAPAASPLIPSPAPPVTPPPSPVPPAPPVATPAVPPTPAVSEPASVRPTAKAVSSRVRRPERPALHRVSASSVPPAEVPATAGAAPLPLTGARIDPVLEKFNAGVAALNRGDAEDAARLLREVTASSPGLVEGWNALGLALLRQKRLDEADAVFSRVLSLSPRYAPGLLNAGLLRLEQGRIEEGAALFSRAADLSPGALAPRVNLAVAQARLGRFGQAEETLLAAGRRFPGHPDVLYHLGTVYDRVGNRAKGVEAYTAFLAASAGSRPLMEDRVRARLRAWGGSP, encoded by the coding sequence GTGAGCCTCCTCCAGGACGCCCTCCGCAAGGCGCAGCGGCTCGGGGGGTCTTCCACCCCGCCGCCCCTCCCGCCTCTGCGCGGGGGATCCCCCGGCAAGCCGGGAACGCGGTGGAAGATGATCGCCGGGATCCTTGCCGCGGCGTTCGCGGTGGGCGTCGCGGGGGTGCTCTTCCTCACGCGCCAAACCGGTCCTCCGCCCGTCATGCCGCCGGCCCCGGCTGCATCGCCGCTGATCCCCTCGCCTGCGCCCCCGGTGACGCCTCCGCCGTCTCCGGTCCCCCCGGCGCCGCCCGTGGCGACGCCTGCCGTACCTCCGACGCCGGCGGTTTCCGAACCCGCTTCGGTCCGGCCGACGGCGAAGGCGGTCTCCTCCCGGGTTCGCCGCCCGGAAAGGCCGGCGCTGCATCGCGTTTCCGCGTCCTCCGTTCCGCCAGCGGAAGTCCCGGCGACCGCCGGGGCCGCGCCCCTGCCGCTAACCGGAGCGCGGATCGACCCGGTGCTCGAGAAATTCAACGCCGGAGTCGCGGCGCTGAACCGCGGCGACGCGGAAGATGCGGCGCGGTTGCTCCGGGAGGTCACCGCGTCGTCGCCGGGTCTCGTGGAGGGGTGGAACGCCCTCGGCCTCGCCCTTCTCCGGCAGAAGCGGCTGGACGAGGCGGACGCCGTTTTCTCGAGGGTTCTCTCCCTCTCTCCCAGGTATGCCCCGGGGCTGCTCAACGCGGGGCTGCTCCGGCTGGAGCAGGGGCGGATCGAGGAAGGGGCCGCGCTCTTCTCCCGGGCGGCGGATCTTTCCCCCGGAGCGCTCGCTCCCCGCGTGAACCTCGCCGTGGCGCAGGCGCGGTTGGGGAGATTCGGGCAGGCCGAGGAGACGCTGCTCGCCGCGGGCCGCCGGTTCCCCGGCCACCCTGACGTCCTGTACCATCTCGGCACGGTGTACGACCGCGTCGGGAACCGGGCGAAGGGGGTCGAGGCGTACACGGCGTTCCTCGCCGCTTCCGCCGGATCGCGCCCCTTGATGGAGGACCGGGTCCGTGCGCGGCTGCGGGCATGGGGTGGCTCTCCGTAG